In Solanum stenotomum isolate F172 chromosome 6, ASM1918654v1, whole genome shotgun sequence, one DNA window encodes the following:
- the LOC125866885 gene encoding dihydrolipoyllysine-residue acetyltransferase component 4 of pyruvate dehydrogenase complex, chloroplastic, whose product MASLQSSAISFSSSLGRFSTTRTMLPQKPRNYKLPVVESKIREIFMPALSSTMTEGKIVSWVKSEGDVLSKGESVVVVESDKADMDVETFYDGILAVIVVNEGETALVGAPIGLLAETEDEIAEAKAKAKGQSGGSSSGSESTPEPQSPVGVSSDEPKKIVATPNAKKLAKQHKIDINKVNGTGPFGRITSEDVEKAAGITPAPSKSISPPPAAATAAAPAVGTPAKAAPVSLPEIPGSTVVPFTTMQVAVSKNMMESLSVPTFRVGYPVITDALDDLYLKVKKKGVTMTALLAKAAAMALAQHPVVNSSCKDGKSFTYNSSINISVAVAINGGLITPVLQDADKLDLYLLSQKWKELVEKARAKQLQPHEYNSGTFTLSNLGMFGVDRFDAILPPGQGAIMAVGASKPTPVANADGFFSVKNKMLVNVTADHRVVYGADLAAFLQTFSKIIENPDSLTM is encoded by the exons ATGGCGTCACTTCAATCCTCTGCAATCTCCTTCTCATCTTCCCTCGGTCGTTTCTCAACCACACGCACAATGCTCCCTCAGAAACCCAGAAATTACAAACTCCCAGTTGTTGAATCGAAGATTCGAGAGATTTTCATGCCGGCATTAAGCTCAACGATGACTGAAGGAAAGATCGTATCTTGGGTTAAATCGGAAGGTGATGTTTTGTCTAAAGGTGAATCGGTTGTTGTTGTGGAGTCGGACAAAGCTGATATGGATGTTGAGACGTTTTACGATGGGATTTTAGCTGTTATTGTCGTTAATGAAGGTGAAACTGCACTTGTTGGTGCTCCTATTGGGTTATTAGCTGAAACAGAAGATGAAATTGCTGAAGCCAAAGCAAAAGCGAAAGGACAATCTGGGGGTTCTTCTTCTGGATCGGAGAGTACTCCTGAACCTCAATCTCCGGTTGGGGTTTCTTCTGATGAGCCGAAGAAGATTGTTGCGACCCCAAATGCGAAGAAATTGGCGAAGCAGCATAAAATTGATATCAATAAAGTGAATGGGACTGGCCCATTTGGACGGATTACATCGGAGGATGTTGAGAAAGCTGCTGGAATTACTCCAGCACCGTCCAAGAGTATTAGCCCACCTCCTGCTGCTGCTACTGCTGCTGCTCCGGCAGTGGGCACGCCAGCGAAAGCTGCTCCGGTTAGTTTACCGGAGATTCCTGGGTCAACAGTTGTTCCGTTCACAACAATGCAAGTTGCAGTGTCCAAGAATATGATGGAGAGTCTCTCTGTTCCAACATTTCGTGTTGGGTATCCAGTTATTACTGATGCCCTTGATGATTTATACCTAAAG GTCAAGAAGAAGGGTGTTACAATGACCGCATTGTTGGCCAAAGCTGCGGCAATGGCACTAGCTCAACATCCAGTTGTGAATTCTTCTTGTAAAGATGGAAAGAGCTTTACGTACAACAGCAGCATAAATATTTCTGTTGCGGTGGCCATTAACGGTGGGTTGATAACACCGGTGCTTCAGGATGCTGACAAG TTGGATCTGTATCTGTTGTCTCAAAAGTGGAAGGAACTGGTAGAGAAGGCTAGGGCTAAGCAACTACAACCACATGAGTACAATTCAG GGACTTTCACCTTGTCCAACTTGGGCATGTTTGGTGTGGACCGATTTGATGCTATTCTTCCTCCTGGCCAG GGGGCTATAATGGCAGTTGGAGCATCAAAACCAACTCCTGTAGCTAATGCTGATGGGTTCTTCAGCGTCAAAAATAAGATGCTG
- the LOC125866880 gene encoding uncharacterized protein LOC125866880 isoform X1, translating into MASDSNEPSRRKHHRSSPSDEDTGEPLKRRKHRHHHRHHRHHRHHSKKHLEKSDSKSEKEMVKSKSEIENGGKPGEEIRIGTVVGVSTLGIDYDMEEGEIIEDDIVDTAAVGDADENTVAEKLGNEDDLNMELHEAQGQGPADNVEKVDRDATVLGRHDEQRQSRKADSSRERKSRVKHSANGSYIDEFHKLESKPQKEDSIAGEESTKQKSYHEDESDLQDQIIKSLTPENVGKRHRSVRVSSSHYEHPEERHVTKSSKSPDRSRGRSRSKSVLEESFLVPKSREIDDTYEKESRYRSNFDDEKIGYNRDYRHGSRESSRDREKEHNSCNSRSSRDRYYNRESVDRFRESMENDRDRVREKDRERELAREKRRESDKERRTESDKERERDREKARDRERDREREYERGREREREERERRNRDRESRGRSREADRDRNSDRYSRQQDDSLAYNRRNRHYETDIERERTSNHSKTETTKQHAVETESERSKRDKVEQEDYQEKVVFQLAEQEEEDELDRIKEESRRRRQAILEKYKIKNSQKEQVTQSGDVVEIHMEQSTQKPAARQNVVQESIDAKSNGADVEPTFSVGKSPLQGGHIGDVQASGVGGLGQGTPKSERSADMFCDDIFGESPAGIRKMGKGDGVAVERSGLHDNWDDPEGYYSYRFGEILDGRYEIVAAHGKGVFSTVVRAKDLKARPGDPEEVAIKMIRNNETMYKAGMEELVILKKLVGADPEDKRHCVRFISSFKYRNHLCLVFESLHMNLREVLKKFGRNIGLKLTAVRTYAKQLFIALKHLKNCGVLHCDIKPDNMLVNEAKNVLKLCDFGNAMFAGKNEITPYLVSRFYRAPEIILGLSYDHPMDIWSVGCCLFELYAGKVLFPGPTNNDMLRLHMELKGPFPKKMLRKGAFTEQHFDQDLNFLAIEEDPVTKKAIRKLIVNIKPKDISSIILGSPGEDPKMLAHFKDLMERIFVLDPEKRMTVSQALSHPFITGK; encoded by the exons ATGGCCAGCGATTCCAATGAACCTTCCCGTCGCAAACACCATCGATCTTCTCCTTCCGATGAGGATACCGGAGAACCATTGAAACGCCGTAAGCACCGACACCATCATCGTCACCACCGTCACCATCGCCATCATAGTAAGAAGCACCTAGAGAAATCCGATTCGAAATCCGAGAAGGAAATGGTTAAATCAAAAAGTGAGATTGAGAACGGAGGTAAACCAGGAGAAGAGATTAGGATTGGTACTGTTGTTGGTGTTTCTACATTAGGGATTGATTATGATATGGAGGAAGGAGAAATCATTGAGGATGATATTGTGGATACTGCTGCTGTTGGTGATGCTGATGAGAATACCGTGGCCGAAAAATTGGGGAATGAAGATGATTTGAACATG GAATTGCATGAAGCTCAAGGACAAGGGCCTGCAGACAATGTGGAAAAAGTTGATAGAGATGCCACTGTTTTAGGACGGCATGATGAGCAAAGGCAAAGTAGAAAGGCTGATAGTTCTAGAGAAAGAAAGTCCAGAGTCAAGCATTCTGCCAATGGTAGTTACATAGATGAATTTCATAAATTGGAGTCTAAACCACAGAAAGAAGATAGTATCGCTGGTGAAGAAAGTACAAAACAAAAGAGCtatcatgaggatgaaagtgaTTTACAGGATCAAATAATAAAATCCTTAACTCCTGAAAATGTTGGGAAGAGGCATAGATCTGTTAGGGTATCATCTTCACATTATGAGCACCCTGAAGAGAGACATGTTACAAAGTCATCCAAGTCACCTGATCGCTCCAGAGGAAGATCACGATCAAAAAGTGTTCTGGAGGAGTCTTTCCTTGTACCTAAGTCTCGTGAGATAGATGACACATATGAAAAGGAAAGCAGATATAGAAGTAACTTTGATGATGAAAAAATTGGTTACAACCGGGACTATCGACATGGAAGCCGAGAGTCTTCAAGGGATAGGGAAAAGGAGCATAATTCTTGTAACAGTAGATCCTCTAGAGACAGGTATTATAACAGGGAGAGTGTTGATAGATTTCGGGAGAGTATGGAGAATGACAGGGATAGAGTAAGAGAGAAAGACAGGGAGCGTGAGTTGGCTAGAGAAAAGCGAAGGGAGAGCGATAAGGAGAGGCGAACGGAGAGCGATAAGGAGAGGGAGAGGGACAGAGAGAAAGCTCGAGATAGGGAAAGGGATAGAGAAAGAGAATATGAGAGGGGGAGAGAGAGGGAGAGGGAAGAGAGAGAAAGGAGGAATAGGGATAGGGAAAGCAGGGGACGTAGTAGGGAGGCAGATAGGGATAGAAATAGCGATAGGTACAGCAGGCAGCAGGATGACAGTCTTGCTTATAATAGACGTAATAGACATTATGAGACTGACATTGAGAGAGAAAGGACAAGCAATCACTCTAAAACTGAGACCACAAAGCAACATGCTGTAGAGACAGAAAGCGAGAGATCTAAAAG AGATAAAGTTGAGCAGGAGGATTATCAGGAAAAAGTTGTTTTCCAGCTTGCTGAacaggaagaagaagatgaactTGATAGAATTAAGGAGGAGAGCAGAAGGCGAAGGCAAGctattcttgaaaaatataagaTAAAGAACTCACAGAAGGAACAAGTAACTCAATCTGGGGACGTTG TTGAGATTCACATGGAGCAGTCAACCCAAAAACCGGCAGCCAGACAGAATGTTGTGCAAGAGTCTATTGATGCTAAAAGCAATGGTGCAGATGTCGAGCCAACATTTTCTGTTGGGAAATCACCTCTGCAGGGTGGTCATATTGGTGATGTGCAGGCTTCTGGAGTTGGTGGACTGGGACAGGGTACTCCAAAG aGTGAGAGGTCGGCTGACATGTTTTGTGACGATATATTTGGAGAATCACCTGCTGGCATCAGGAAGATG GGCAAAGGAGATGGTGTAGCAGTTGAGCGCAGTGGCCTTCATGATAACTGGGATGATCCGGAAGGGTATTATA GTTATCGGTTCGGAGAAATTCTTGATGGCCGTTATGAGATTGTTGCTGCTCATGGTAAAGGAGTCTTTTCTACTGTTGTCCGCGCTAAAGATCTCAAGGCTAGACCTGGTGACCCTGAGGAAGTAGCAATAAAAATGATACGcaataatgaaacaat GTATAAAGCAGGTATGGAAGAGTTGGTCATACTGAAGAAGCTAGTTGGTGCAGATCCTGAAGACAAGCGCCACTGTGTTCGTTTTATTTCTAGCTTCAAGTACCGGAATCATCTCTGTTTGGTTTTTGAGTCTCTTCATATGAATCTCCGTGAGGTTTTGAAGAAGTTTGGACGTAACATTGGACTCAAACTCACTGCTGTGAGGACGTACGCAAAGCAACTTTTCATTGCTTTGAAGCATTTAAAAAATTGTGGTGTGCTTCATTGTGATATTAAACCCGACAACATGTTG GTAAATGAAGCAAAAAATGTGCTGAAGCTTTGTGACTTTGGTAATGCTATGTTTGctggaaaaaatgaaattactcCATACCTCGTGAGCCGTTTTTACCGTGCCCCAGAGATCA TTCTTGGCTTGTCGTATGATCATCCGATGGATATATGGTCAGTGGGTTGCTGTTTGTTTGAGCTCTATGCTGGGAAAGTGTTATTTCCAGGTCCAACTAATAATGACATGCTTCGTCTTCATATGGAATTGAAAGGTCCATTTCCAAAAAAGATGCTTAGAAAG GGTGCATTTACAGAACAACATTTTGACCAAGATCTCAATTTTCTTGCCATCGAAGAGGATCCTGTTACAAAGAAG GCTATAAGGAAGCTGATTGTTAATATCAAGCCAAAAGATATCAGTTCAATAATTTTGGGCTCTCCAGGTGAAGACCCAAAGATGTTGGCtcacttcaaagatcttatGGAGAGAATTTTTGTGTTAGATCCAGAAAAGAGAATGACTGTTTCCCAGGCATTGAGCCACCCATTCATCACGGGCAAGTGA
- the LOC125866880 gene encoding uncharacterized protein LOC125866880 isoform X2, protein MASDSNEPSRRKHHRSSPSDEDTGEPLKRRKHRHHHRHHRHHRHHSKKHLEKSDSKSEKEMVKSKSEIENGGKPGEEIRIGTVVGVSTLGIDYDMEEGEIIEDDIVDTAAVGDADENTVAEKLGNEDDLNMELHEAQGQGPADNVEKVDRDATVLGRHDEQRQSRKADSSRERKSRVKHSANGSYIDEFHKLESKPQKEDSIAGEESTKQKSYHEDESDLQDQIIKSLTPENVGKRHRSVRVSSSHYEHPEERHVTKSSKSPDRSRGRSRSKSVLEESFLVPKSREIDDTYEKESRYRSNFDDEKIGYNRDYRHGSRESSRDREKEHNSCNSRSSRDRYYNRESVDRFRESMENDRDRVREKDRERELAREKRRESDKERRTESDKERERDREKARDRERDREREYERGREREREERERRNRDRESRGRSREADRDRNSDRYSRQQDDSLAYNRRNRHYETDIERERTSNHSKTETTKQHAVETESERSKRDKVEQEDYQEKVVFQLAEQEEEDELDRIKEESRRRRQAILEKYKIKNSQKEQVTQSGDVVEIHMEQSTQKPAARQNVVQESIDAKSNGADVEPTFSVGKSPLQGGHIGDVQASGVGGLGQGTPKSERSADMFCDDIFGESPAGIRKMGKGDGVAVERSGLHDNWDDPEGYYSYRFGEILDGRYEIVAAHGKGVFSTVVRAKDLKARPGDPEEVAIKMIRNNETMYKAGMEELVILKKLVGADPEDKRHCVRFISSFKYRNHLCLVFESLHMNLREVLKKFGRNIGLKLTAVRTYAKQLFIALKHLKNCGVLHCDIKPDNMLVSQLKKCAEAL, encoded by the exons ATGGCCAGCGATTCCAATGAACCTTCCCGTCGCAAACACCATCGATCTTCTCCTTCCGATGAGGATACCGGAGAACCATTGAAACGCCGTAAGCACCGACACCATCATCGTCACCACCGTCACCATCGCCATCATAGTAAGAAGCACCTAGAGAAATCCGATTCGAAATCCGAGAAGGAAATGGTTAAATCAAAAAGTGAGATTGAGAACGGAGGTAAACCAGGAGAAGAGATTAGGATTGGTACTGTTGTTGGTGTTTCTACATTAGGGATTGATTATGATATGGAGGAAGGAGAAATCATTGAGGATGATATTGTGGATACTGCTGCTGTTGGTGATGCTGATGAGAATACCGTGGCCGAAAAATTGGGGAATGAAGATGATTTGAACATG GAATTGCATGAAGCTCAAGGACAAGGGCCTGCAGACAATGTGGAAAAAGTTGATAGAGATGCCACTGTTTTAGGACGGCATGATGAGCAAAGGCAAAGTAGAAAGGCTGATAGTTCTAGAGAAAGAAAGTCCAGAGTCAAGCATTCTGCCAATGGTAGTTACATAGATGAATTTCATAAATTGGAGTCTAAACCACAGAAAGAAGATAGTATCGCTGGTGAAGAAAGTACAAAACAAAAGAGCtatcatgaggatgaaagtgaTTTACAGGATCAAATAATAAAATCCTTAACTCCTGAAAATGTTGGGAAGAGGCATAGATCTGTTAGGGTATCATCTTCACATTATGAGCACCCTGAAGAGAGACATGTTACAAAGTCATCCAAGTCACCTGATCGCTCCAGAGGAAGATCACGATCAAAAAGTGTTCTGGAGGAGTCTTTCCTTGTACCTAAGTCTCGTGAGATAGATGACACATATGAAAAGGAAAGCAGATATAGAAGTAACTTTGATGATGAAAAAATTGGTTACAACCGGGACTATCGACATGGAAGCCGAGAGTCTTCAAGGGATAGGGAAAAGGAGCATAATTCTTGTAACAGTAGATCCTCTAGAGACAGGTATTATAACAGGGAGAGTGTTGATAGATTTCGGGAGAGTATGGAGAATGACAGGGATAGAGTAAGAGAGAAAGACAGGGAGCGTGAGTTGGCTAGAGAAAAGCGAAGGGAGAGCGATAAGGAGAGGCGAACGGAGAGCGATAAGGAGAGGGAGAGGGACAGAGAGAAAGCTCGAGATAGGGAAAGGGATAGAGAAAGAGAATATGAGAGGGGGAGAGAGAGGGAGAGGGAAGAGAGAGAAAGGAGGAATAGGGATAGGGAAAGCAGGGGACGTAGTAGGGAGGCAGATAGGGATAGAAATAGCGATAGGTACAGCAGGCAGCAGGATGACAGTCTTGCTTATAATAGACGTAATAGACATTATGAGACTGACATTGAGAGAGAAAGGACAAGCAATCACTCTAAAACTGAGACCACAAAGCAACATGCTGTAGAGACAGAAAGCGAGAGATCTAAAAG AGATAAAGTTGAGCAGGAGGATTATCAGGAAAAAGTTGTTTTCCAGCTTGCTGAacaggaagaagaagatgaactTGATAGAATTAAGGAGGAGAGCAGAAGGCGAAGGCAAGctattcttgaaaaatataagaTAAAGAACTCACAGAAGGAACAAGTAACTCAATCTGGGGACGTTG TTGAGATTCACATGGAGCAGTCAACCCAAAAACCGGCAGCCAGACAGAATGTTGTGCAAGAGTCTATTGATGCTAAAAGCAATGGTGCAGATGTCGAGCCAACATTTTCTGTTGGGAAATCACCTCTGCAGGGTGGTCATATTGGTGATGTGCAGGCTTCTGGAGTTGGTGGACTGGGACAGGGTACTCCAAAG aGTGAGAGGTCGGCTGACATGTTTTGTGACGATATATTTGGAGAATCACCTGCTGGCATCAGGAAGATG GGCAAAGGAGATGGTGTAGCAGTTGAGCGCAGTGGCCTTCATGATAACTGGGATGATCCGGAAGGGTATTATA GTTATCGGTTCGGAGAAATTCTTGATGGCCGTTATGAGATTGTTGCTGCTCATGGTAAAGGAGTCTTTTCTACTGTTGTCCGCGCTAAAGATCTCAAGGCTAGACCTGGTGACCCTGAGGAAGTAGCAATAAAAATGATACGcaataatgaaacaat GTATAAAGCAGGTATGGAAGAGTTGGTCATACTGAAGAAGCTAGTTGGTGCAGATCCTGAAGACAAGCGCCACTGTGTTCGTTTTATTTCTAGCTTCAAGTACCGGAATCATCTCTGTTTGGTTTTTGAGTCTCTTCATATGAATCTCCGTGAGGTTTTGAAGAAGTTTGGACGTAACATTGGACTCAAACTCACTGCTGTGAGGACGTACGCAAAGCAACTTTTCATTGCTTTGAAGCATTTAAAAAATTGTGGTGTGCTTCATTGTGATATTAAACCCGACAACATGTTGGTAAGCCAACT CAAAAAATGTGCTGAAGCTTTGTGA